GGGCGCCGACGACCGGGGGCAGCGCGGTGTCCTACGACGTGCGCCGCACGCTCATGCACGGGACCAGCGCGGCCGCGGCCCCGGCGGTGGTCGTCCACGGCTTCGGCGGTCTCGACCTTCGTCTGTCGGCTCCGCTCGTGCCGGACACCCAGGGCTGGTACCGCTGGCAGGTCCGTGCACGCGGCCCTGGCGGCCTGTCGGCCTGGCACCTGCTACGGGTCCGGCTCGTGACACTGAGCGGTCGCGGCTGCTCGCCCGCGGTGCTCGGCATGCGTTCGTCCGGTCTGCGCACCACGGCGCACCGCCTGGCCGGCGGCCAGGGCGTCGCCTACTACGTGGCCGGGCAGTCGCTGGGTGCCGGCCTGCGCCGCCCCGGCAAGGCGCTCGTCCTGACCTGTGCCAAGGCCTGACCCATGAGCGCCGCACGTGCCCGCTTCGGGGTCCTCGGCCCGCTCGAGGTCCACCTCGACGGGGCGCTGGTCCCCATCGGCGGCCCCAAGCAGCGCACCGCCCTCGCGGTCCTGCTGCTCGAGCCGGGCAGGGTCGTCGCCGCGGAGCGCATCGCGGAGTGCATCTGGGGAGAGGAGCTCCCCGAGCGCTGGTCCGCCACCCTGCAGGTGTACGTGTACAACCTGCGGCGGGCGCTGCGCGGCTCGGACTGCGTGGACTCCGACGACGGGGTCCTCCTCGGACGTCGGCCCGGCTACGCCGTCGAGGCCGACGCGGCCACCCTCGACCTGCTGCAGCTGGAGGAGCTGACCGCGCAGGCCCGCGAGCGCCGCGACGCCGGCGACGGGGCGGCCGCAGCGCACCTGTACCGGCTGGCCCTGTCGCTGTGGCGCGGCCCCACCCTGGCCGACCTCGTCGTGATGCCGCGCGTGGCCGCGCTCACCGTCCCGATCGAGCGGCGGCGCACGCACCTGATGTCCGAGTGCTTCGACCTCGAGCTGGCCCTGGGCCGGCACCGTCAGCTGCTCCCCGAGCTGGAGGCGGCCTGCGCGGCCGAGCCGCTGGACGAGCGCCTCGCCGGGCAGCTCGTGGTGGCGCTGTACCGGGCCGGGCGGCAGGCGGATGCGCTGGTGACGTACCGCCGGACCGCACGCCGGCTGGTCGAGGAGCTGGGGATCGACCCCGGCCCCGACCTGCGCTCCCTGGAGGCGGCGGTGCTGCGCCAGGATCCGTCGCTGGACCTGCCCGCCCCGGCGGCCGATCCCGGCGTCACCCTCCAGCGCGACGACCGGGGTCTGCGCGGCGCGGTCCTCGTGCTGCCCAACGGGGTCGAGCTGGAGCTGGCCGCCCGCACCTGGCTGATCGGCCGGCATCCCGACTGCCAGGTGGTCCTCGCCGATCCGGAGGCGTCCCGCCGGCACGCCGAGGTACGTCCGGTCCCGGGCGGCTACGTCCTCGTCGACCTCGCCTCGACCAACGGCACCAGGGTCGGGGACCGGGAGGTCCGCGAGCACCGCCTGGAGGACGGCGACCGCATCGGCGTCGGCACCACCACCCTGGTGTTCCGCGCCGGGTGAGCCTCGGCCGGGGCCCTCGGATCTGGGGCGGCCGGTCCCCCGCGGCGGCTACCCTCCCCGTGTGATCGGGACGGCCGCCCTTCGCGTGCTCGATCAGCATGACCGGGCCGCGGCCGAGGAGCTGCTCGCGCGCGACCCCCTCGTCAACGTCTTCGTCGCCTCCCGCTTCCGGCCCGGGTCCGGCCTCGGCGGCGAGCTGTGGGGCTGGACGGTCGACGGCCGGCTGGACGCGCTGTGCTACTCCGGCGCCAACCTGGTGCCGGTCGACGCCGGGACGGAGGCGATCGAGGCCTTCGCGGACCGCGCCCGCCGCCAGGGCAGGCGCTGCTCCTCGATCGTGGGTCCGACCGAGATGGTCGAGCCGCTGTGGCGCCTGCTCGAGCCGACGTGGGGGCCGGCGAGGGCGATCCG
This genomic stretch from Actinomycetes bacterium harbors:
- a CDS encoding BTAD domain-containing putative transcriptional regulator, which gives rise to MSAARARFGVLGPLEVHLDGALVPIGGPKQRTALAVLLLEPGRVVAAERIAECIWGEELPERWSATLQVYVYNLRRALRGSDCVDSDDGVLLGRRPGYAVEADAATLDLLQLEELTAQARERRDAGDGAAAAHLYRLALSLWRGPTLADLVVMPRVAALTVPIERRRTHLMSECFDLELALGRHRQLLPELEAACAAEPLDERLAGQLVVALYRAGRQADALVTYRRTARRLVEELGIDPGPDLRSLEAAVLRQDPSLDLPAPAADPGVTLQRDDRGLRGAVLVLPNGVELELAARTWLIGRHPDCQVVLADPEASRRHAEVRPVPGGYVLVDLASTNGTRVGDREVREHRLEDGDRIGVGTTTLVFRAG